The following nucleotide sequence is from Pseudochaenichthys georgianus chromosome 17, fPseGeo1.2, whole genome shotgun sequence.
tgtttttaacatCTGAACATGAAAATAAAATATTGGTCCACAAAGTATAACTGTGCGGTATCAAGTGCTTttgtacaaaaagaaaaaaaaacgatattattattaaaatattcattttaatgGCTTTActtcatacataaatacatgttGAAAGAACACAGGCGCAATCCACTGGTTGGTCAGATATATTTGAATGACTTTGATTTAACGACTGGATGTATATACACAGGAGGGCAGCTTGGCGCTTTAAAACGCTACAAATAGGCAAGTCGGCGTCCTTTGTTCCTaactctctgtctgtaccttcTTCCCAGAACCGCTGCCAGGTATTTCTGCACGGCCATCTGCTTTCTATAGCGACTGTAGCTGTCGGTGAAGATCCCATCTGAATGTCTTTTGGATAGGGGCTCTGACTCTTCCTCCATGCTGTTGTCTTCACTGAAAAATAACAAACGAAATAACATTAGTTAAATCTGAAGCCTTCCACTACTCCACAGATTTCTGCTGTTTTTGATTGGACAGCGCTTTGATAATTTAATATGTTGCATAATGTAAAGTTGCCTACAATCATTAATACATCGTGATTTGGCCTTTAATAGTATTGTTTTCGTTTGGAAAAGAGCGGCAAGCAAGACAGTGTAAAAGAAACAGTGATTTTAAGCGTTTTTACAAAAGTTATACATTATTAATTTGCAGCCAATTGGAAATTCTgacgcatttttttttttttcattaaagcTTAGGAAATCAATTTATGGATGTATCACATTTAAATTGAAGTGTATTTTAGCCTCAGAAAAAACAGCCCTTCGGGACTGCcacaacaaaaacagaaacaaaatgatttttttttttatggagagagatacaaataaatgaaaagAAACCACACAATGAAAGACAGTGATGCAGCAGCCGTGTGCAAACGGAGAAACATAAAAGATGATGACTGCAGGTGAACGCTTATAAGAAATGCCTGCTTACCCTGCACGAATTGTCACCAGAGAATGCAGATAATGTCTCGCTGTTAACTGACCCAGGATCTCCCTCAAGGCTCTATCTAATTCTTCCTCAGCATGCCTTTCTGGTCTAGATGATAAAACGCCAAAACACATAGATCATCAGTGACTAAAAAAGCGCAGACAAAATGATCAAAAGTAGCCTAAAATGTCCCCACCCACCCTCAGCTCCAATATCACATCAGGTGAAATTAAATCGGAGCCTTCTTGCACAAAGACTACCCTTGCTCCTTATTAACAGTATTTTTGAACCAACAGTTTAGGCTACTCGTAATGAAAATAACACTGAACAAATAACATGAGGAACTCTGGGAAAAACAAAGCAAGCAAACATTATCGCAAAACAGCAAAAAAGTCATTACAATGGAATCCAGATCGAGGCTTTAGCTGCGATCTGAAAGCACATGTACCTTTTCTCTGGTGGGTAGTATAGCGTGTATGCGTCGTCGTTTAGGGATGGTGGGCTTCGTATAGCAATCTGATCGCCATCAAAGCCCATGTCGGATAATGAATTCCCATCCTCATCGAAGGCGTCGTTTTCAAGTCTGCAAAAGGGAGAGCACTCATCACAAATCTGATCTGTGCACAAGTGGGACGCAACAGTGAAAGAATGCCAACATGTCTGCATCAGTTTCTAAAATCACTGGGAGTTTAACTGCATTAGAGATAAGGGAAGAAAGGGACAACATGTACAATCTGCAGGTGTTTTTGCAATAAAATCAGCATACGAATTATTTCAATTTTgattaaaaaacaaatgatattcttaaatgtaataaataaagctttattgtattgtttcattaaatatatattttttttcatcGGGAATGTAATATGGTTTGTAATTCCAattagctgctgctgctctcaacACAGGCTACAGCCTCATTAATTATTTAGGTATCGAAACAATGGGTGTGAAAATTACCACATTTAGAGTAGGCGTGGAGTCAAAAAGGTGTTAAAAGAATGCCGCAATTAGCAGTGAAATATTAGAATCAATAAGAGCCACGCCCAAATGATGAATGTTTTTCACaaggaaaaaaaagaattcATCTTAAATGGATAGAGCTCTCCTATTCGTTTCGCCTCGCCTCTCCTTAGTGACGCCAGTCCACCGTCATCCCAAGAGCTATCCATTGCCTTGACTGTACTCTCATTTTTAATCAGTGTCCCCCCGGACAGAAACCTTTACGCTATTTCCATAATCATTTTCCACAGAAGACCTGTATACGTGTAAATGACTGTATTTCCTTTTGTTATTCCTCTCAATTATGTGGTTACAAATTGCGAAAAAGTTATTTTAGTGCCCAAATCCAAATATTCGAATTAAATATATCATTATTCACGATGCAAACCCATTCTTGAACAATAATGATCGGCAGAAACATGGATAAAATACTACAATCAGGTAATAAAGACTGATGAAGCACGGTTACCTACCTAATCTTAGGGTAACTTAGTCCGATAGGTGTGCAGAAGACGCTGTAGTGCATTAAGATTCCGTAGACGAGCAAGATTAAAGTCGCTTTACTCGAACTGGCCATGCTGTtagaaaaaatgaaaaaacaggCGTAACATTAAACAGGTTAGTCAGTCCTATCGAAACAACATGCTCTTTGTTCTGTCATATTCAACATGCTGTGCTACTTCTCTGATCAAACTACAAAGCTGGATCGAATAATAATGAACATAAACTACAAACACAACGTCCGTTTGCcagaacaaaaaaaaacgtaaaagttGAACTGGTATTGAATCCTTTGCATGCAGCAGGAAAGTAATTACAATTATAAGCAGATCTCCATGCAGTGCATACAAAAAAAGATAATTCCCATTACTTTCTCTCGCTTTCCATCAATAGATGTATCCGCAGATAAAGCACATACCTATAGCAGGGGAGCAGGGAGGCTGTAGGATGTGATCCGGGTGTGGT
It contains:
- the adcyap1b gene encoding adenylate cyclase activating polypeptide 1b isoform X1; amino-acid sequence: MASSSKATLILLVYGILMHYSVFCTPIGLSYPKIRLENDAFDEDGNSLSDMGFDGDQIAIRSPPSLNDDAYTLYYPPEKRPERHAEEELDRALREILGQLTARHYLHSLVTIRAGEDNSMEEESEPLSKRHSDGIFTDSYSRYRKQMAVQKYLAAVLGRRYRQRVRNKGRRLAYL
- the adcyap1b gene encoding adenylate cyclase activating polypeptide 1b isoform X2 codes for the protein MASSSKATLILLVYGILMHYSVFCTPIGLSYPKIRLENDAFDEDGNSLSDMGFDGDQIAIRSPPSLNDDAYTLYYPPEKSEDNSMEEESEPLSKRHSDGIFTDSYSRYRKQMAVQKYLAAVLGRRYRQRVRNKGRRLAYL